The following are encoded in a window of Sphaeramia orbicularis chromosome 20, fSphaOr1.1, whole genome shotgun sequence genomic DNA:
- the LOC115411370 gene encoding coiled-coil domain-containing protein 106-like yields the protein MSSVWQQEPSVYSSCVEIDSSSVRTKDRLSSPAWLKQEQDDLRIIKWENFQSATSADVVQDNTPSSAMSTGSLTEGLPPRVLLTITKLQCMLENKQERIAALERQVEDLMQDRKFLRSQIENLTSNRSAPAFASPNPVAEVPRPSKVQHSENKSRKRERASSSSAGSSGSGSEASDSSEMSAASSEHKRKKHHKDKKRTKKGKDYSRKRATGVQYVIHRYKQVLSAFIKKKSMSEAFRHLGIDRNTIANTASIAELHLAGKDIVPLVGMFRQGEETLVSYAQRCTLVIDSDADLARRIDQMKANGELLPISGKRPRVLHSHLPPLGVNADSILIG from the exons ATGTCATCTGTGTGGCAGCAGGAGCCTTCAGTGTACTCGTCCTGCGTAGAGATCGACTCCAGCTCTGTGAGGACCAAAGACAGGCTCAGCTCACCGGCCTGGCTCAAGCAGGAGCAAGATGACCTCCGCATCATCAAGTGGGAGAACTTTCAGTCAGCGACCTCTGCAGATGTGGTCCAGGACAACACGCCCAGCAGCGCCATGTCAA CTGGGTCACTCACAGAGGGGCTGCCCCCGAGGGTACTGCTGACCATCACCAAGCTGCAGTGCATGCTGGAAAACAAACAGGAGCGAATCGCTGCACTGGAGAGACAGGTAGAAGACCTGATGCAGGACCGCAAATTCCTGAGGAGCCAGATCGAGAACCTCACAAGCAATCGCTCAGCCCCAGCTTTTGCATCGCCCAATCCAGTGGCTGAAG TTCCTCGACCAAGCAAGGTGCAGCACTCAGAAAACAAATCACGGAAGAGAGAAAGAGCTTCGTCCAGTTCCGCGGGCAGCAGCGGCAGCGGCTCAGAAGCATCGGACTCCTCTGAAATGTCAGCCGCCTCCAGTGAACACAAAAGGAAGAAACACCATAAGGACAAGAAACGAACCAAGAAAGGCAAAGACTACAGCAGGAAAAGAG CCACTGGAGTCCAGTACGTCATCCACCGCTACAAACAAGTCCTGTCAGCCTTCATCAAGAAGAAGAGCATGAGCGAAGCCTTCCGCCATCTCGGGATCGACAGGAACACAATCGCTAACACGGCATCTATCGCCGAGCTGCACCTGGCCGGCAAAGACATCGTCCCACTTGTGGGGATGTTCCGCCAAGGGGAGGAGACTCTGGTGAGCTACGCCCAAAGGTGCACGTTGGTCATCGACAGCGATGCCGACCTGGCCAGGAGAATAGACCAAATGAAAGCCAACGGCGAGCTTCTGCCCATCTCAGGAAAAAGGCCCAGGGTGTTGCATTCTCACCTGCCACCACTAGGGGTCAACGCAGACAGCATTTTAATAGGCTGA